From a single Mobula birostris isolate sMobBir1 chromosome 13, sMobBir1.hap1, whole genome shotgun sequence genomic region:
- the LOC140207531 gene encoding uncharacterized protein, which produces MRNLRPLAFCFLCYWIALPALCGRPLRFSDKAVPLGRVPGCRREAGGPGLDADGDIAILLSRLQSELESQPELSAAWSRAGLELGESSGGSGPSISEELARTVMTYTLEHPPPPSTPFYLIFNRETLLCLASSLQTQTTPTSCVAFRTYRSLLSRALKELREREGVDHPGTVYRGASLPFRAKQGQTIEFGAFTSASASREVAEAFTGGDGTLFHIRTARGVPVGSLSPFPGEREVLIPPCEAFQVDKILRSKGPWGGDGRVEIFLTSVELLRGISGGREGGSPGVPALLGLGLLLSSGIPWS; this is translated from the exons ATGAGGAACCTCAGACCCCTCGCCTTCTGCTTCCTCTGTTACT ggaTCGCCCTTCCCGCGCTCTGCGGCCGTCCCCTGCGATTCTCAGACAAGGCGGTCCCCCTGGGACGGGTTCCTGGCTGCCGGCGGGAAGCGGGGGGTCCCGGGTTGGACGCAGACGGGGATATAGCCATCCTCCTGTCCCGTCTGCAGTCTGAGTTGGAGTCACAGCCAGAGCTCAGTGCAGCCTGGAGCCGAGCGGGACTCGAGCTCGGTGAGAGTTCAGGAGGGAGCGGCCCCTCCATTAGCGAGGAGCTGGCCCGGACCGTCATGACCTATACCCTGGAGCACCCTCCTCCACCCTCCACTCCCTTTTACCTCATCTTCAATAGAGAGACCCTCCTGTgcctggcctccagtctccagacccAAACTACTCCAACCTCCTGTGTGGCCTTCCGGACTTACCGCAGCCTTCTGTCCCGGGCACTAAAGGagctgagggagagggagggggtggaccATCCCGGGACAGTGTACAGAGGGGCCTCACTCCCGTTCCGGGCCAAACAGGGGCAGACGATCGAGTTTGGAGCGTTCACCTCGGCCTCGGCTTCCCGGGAAGTGGCGGAGGCTTTTACCGGAGGGGATGGGACCCTGTTCCACATCCGAACGGCCAGAGGGGTCCCGGTgggctctctctcccccttccccggTGAGAGGGAAGTGCTGATACCCCCTTGCGAAGCGTTCCAGGTCGATAAGATCCTGAGGTCAAAGGGGCCGTGGGGAGGGGACGGAAGGGTGGAGATCTTCCTCACCTCGGTGGAGCTGCTCCGGGGGATCTCCGGCGGCAGAGAGGGTGGGAGCCCCGGAGTACCGGCACTGCTGGGGTTGGGGCTGCTGCTGAGCTCGGGGATTCCGTGGTCCTGA